The Amycolatopsis japonica nucleotide sequence CGAAGGCATCTACTTCGGTTCCGCGAAGGGCAACTGGCCCGGCGGCACGCCCGACCGGAGCGACCGGAACAAGGCGCTGAACAACAAGATCGGCCCGAACGTGCGAGCCGAGTCGATCGACATCAAGGAAGGCACCACCGGCGGCGAACTGCGCGGCAACATCTTCGACGGGACCGGGCAGAGCGGCGAGCACTTCGCCGACAGCTGGGTGGACATGAAGGGCAACAACTACGTGGTCGCGGACAACCGGGGCAGCAAGGTCTTCGTGCACGACGCGACCTACGGCGGCTTCGAGGTCCACGTCCAGCTCGACGGTTGGGGCCGCGGCAACACCTTCTCCGGCAACACCGCGGACGTGCAGTCCAGCTACGCGTACGGCTTCTATCTCGTGAAAGCCGCGACGGGTAACAAGGTCTGCGCGAGCAACAAGGTGACCGGCGCCGGGAAGGGATTCGCGAACGTGGCCGCCACGGCGGGCTGCTGACGCGACCGAAGACCGGGGGCCCGCTCAGCCCGGCGGCGGGGGCGGGCCCCCACCCTTCGAACACTCGCCGATTCGGGCAGAGTGTTCTTATGGATGACCTGTACCCGCCGATCCAGGTGCGCGCCGAGGGCATGCTCGACGTCGGCGACGGGCACCGGATCTACTGCCAGGAAGCCGGGAATCCGGACGGCAAACCCGTGGTCGTGCTGCACGGAGGCCCTGGTAGCGGCATCTCCCCCATGGCCAGGCGGCATTTCGATCCCGAGGCCTACCGGATCATCCTGTTCGACCAGCGCGGCGCCGGGCGCAGCACTCCGCATATCGGCACGCCGGACGTCGACCTGTCGGCCAACACCCTCTGGCACCTCGTCGCGGACATGGAAAAGCTGCGCGAACGGCTGAATCTCGACCAGTGGCAGCTCTTCGGCGGTTCGTGGGGCGCGACCCTCGCCCTCGCCTACGCCGAAACCCACCCGAGCCGCGTCAGCGAGATCATCCTGCGCGGCGTGTTCACCGTCCGCCGCGGCGAACTCGACTGGATCTACAACGGCGGCGCCGCGAACCTCTTCCCCCGCGAGTGGGAAGACTTCCTCGCGCCGATCCCCGAAGACCGCCGCGACGACCCACTGTCGGCGTACCGCGAGCTCGTCTATCACCCCGATCGGGCGATCCGGGAACGTGCGGCCATCGCCTGGAGCACCTGGGAAGGCGCGATCGTCTGCCTGCGCCCGGATCCCGCCTTCCACAACCAGTACGCGTCGCCGGAGTTCGCGGTCACCTTCGCCCGGCTGGCGCTGCACTACTTCTGCCATGGGGCGTGGCTTGAGGAAGGGCAGCTGATCCGGGAGGCCGGGAAGCTGTCGGGGATTCCTGGCGTGATCGTGCAGGGTCGGTACGACGCGGTGTGCCCGCCGGCGACCGCTTACGAGCTGCACCGGGCTTGGCCGGACTCGAAGCTGGAGCTCGTCGAAGCGGCCGGACACGCGGTGACGGATCCGGGGATGCTGGCGGCGCTTCGGGAAGCGACGGACTCTTTTCGCTCGCCTTGAGTCGGCCGGGGCATTCGAACCGAGAGCATGCCTGCCACCCAAAGGCGGCGAGGTCATGTATCACCTGGTTCCTACCTGATCCCACGAGCAGGCAACCTGATCACAACAACCCTTTGTCCATCTGAGAGAATATCTTCTGAATTCCGCTCGACTTATCGACCACCCGATAACGATTGAATACTTCAACCGCCCTAGCCTCACCGCCCTCCAGTTTATGAAGAGTCAGCAAAGCACACTCCCTTACATCCTGATCCGAATCAGAAAGCCATCCATAAAACACCCACGTAGCCTCCTTCGCGAGAGTCACACAGCGCTCTGAAATCCGATCATTTCCTCGCTCAATCTCGGAAGAGTGCGGTTGACTGAAAACAATCTGCTGTATCAGCTCGGCGATACATTTACGCACGGGACCGAGAACCACATCTGGCAGCATCGCGAGGAGAACCTCGAGCGCAGGCAACGCCGATTCGTACGATTCCCCCTGAACTAGGACTTCATTATCAATACTCCAGTATGCCGCTTTCGCTTCCACTTCCGACGTAGCTTCAATAACAGAGTTAAAAGCGCTTGGCAGCCCATCACCGACACCCGAAGCAGTTCTCAGTGAAGCCCAATCGATGGATTCAATCAGCGCTGTCGCCACGACATTCACGAAACAACCTCGATTCCCCATGGACCACCAGGCTTCACCAGTGTACCCGGAGGGAATTGCGACTGATCAAAGGTTCCTTGACAACGCGTGCAGATCGGCACCTGCCCTGACGTGCGCGGGCGGATGGCTTCAGTGAACTGAACAGATTTGGGATCGATCCCGAGCTGACGGACAACATCATCTTCTGCGCACCCCGTCGGATTACTGTTGCAACCTGCCGCAGTACGTCCTGTAGCAGGGTCGAATCCTCCCGTAACAGTAGCCTTGCTTGCGCCGACCTCTTCCGCCAAATCGTCCCGAGCCTTTCGAGCGGCGCCAAGCAGGCACTTGTCGTCGTTATGGGTGAGAACCGGTGTCTGGCCTGCGACGACAAAGTACGTGTGGTCACCATCGACGGTCAGGTTGTAGACCCGCCGCACCTCCGACCATGACCGCGTCCCCGTGACCGTCGCATCCCGATGATCCCCGGTCTCCAGCCGATGACCGGCCTTCAGATCAACAGCGTGAGACCACCGCTTCTCCGACTCCACCCAGAACGGATGCTCATC carries:
- the pip gene encoding prolyl aminopeptidase, translating into MDDLYPPIQVRAEGMLDVGDGHRIYCQEAGNPDGKPVVVLHGGPGSGISPMARRHFDPEAYRIILFDQRGAGRSTPHIGTPDVDLSANTLWHLVADMEKLRERLNLDQWQLFGGSWGATLALAYAETHPSRVSEIILRGVFTVRRGELDWIYNGGAANLFPREWEDFLAPIPEDRRDDPLSAYRELVYHPDRAIRERAAIAWSTWEGAIVCLRPDPAFHNQYASPEFAVTFARLALHYFCHGAWLEEGQLIREAGKLSGIPGVIVQGRYDAVCPPATAYELHRAWPDSKLELVEAAGHAVTDPGMLAALREATDSFRSP